The following coding sequences lie in one Zingiber officinale cultivar Zhangliang chromosome 2B, Zo_v1.1, whole genome shotgun sequence genomic window:
- the LOC122045588 gene encoding zinc finger A20 and AN1 domain-containing stress-associated protein 5-like: protein MAEEQRFQEGHRLCANNCGFFGSPATLDLCSKCYRDHCVKEEQRRQLQDSAGVKVAVESFRPISGPSILSASPTPAAIAVAYQVEDVEKKEDKAAAPAAAGPSRCASCRKRVGLTGFQCRCGATYCGTHRYAEQHGCTFDFKAAGRTAIARANPVVKAEKLRKI, encoded by the coding sequence ATGGCGGAGGAGCAGCGTTTCCAGGAGGGTCACCGCCTTTGCGCGAACAACTGCGGTTTCTTTGGTAGTCCTGCGACACTCGACCTCTGTTCCAAGTGCTACCGCGATCACTGCGTCAAGGAGGAGCAGCGGCGACAGCTTCAGGATTCCGCCGGAGTTAAGGTCGCCGTCGAGAGCTTCCGCCCCATCTCTGGTCCCTCGATCCTGAGCGCATCGCCGACCCCCGCCGCGATCGCGGTTGCATATCAGGTCGAAGATGTGGAAAAGAAGGAAGATAAGGCAGCGGCACCAGCGGCGGCGGGACCAAGCCGGTGCGCTAGTTGCCGTAAGCGGGTGGGGCTGACGGGATTCCAGTGCCGATGCGGCGCCACCTACTGTGGCACCCACCGCTACGCAGAGCAACACGGGTGCACCTTCGATTTCAAGGCGGCTGGCCGCACCGCCATCGCCCGCGCCAACCCCGTCGTCAAGGCTGAGAAGCTCCGGAAGATCTAA